ATATACATGAGAGCGCCAAAGGCAATGTACGAGGCCGGGCTGCTTCTATCCAAAATTTCATTTTACTATAATCTTAATATCAGGCCGTGGCTTTTTGTTCAGCCCAGGCAATTATTTTTTCTGCGTCTTCAAGGCCTGCACTTGCTACTTTGGAACTTAAATTTCCGTCATAACTCATTGCCAAATGTAAAGTATCATAAGCGGCAAGAAATGAAGAAACTATCTTTTTATCCATTCTTGCCAGTTCTTCTTTATACCACGCTACACTTTTCCGACCTTTCTTTTTATCACCAAAAATAGCATCCAATGCCACAAGTACTCCGGAATAAGCGGTGTGACCAGCCATCTTTACATATTTGCGATCCTGATAATACCCGTTTTCTTTCCGGGCTTTTTCACTCAGAATATCTTTTGCATTTTCGATGTGCCTTTTGGCTTCAAGTATTTCTTTCATGTTAATTTAGTGTGTGTTAAAAATGGAAATCAGATACCAACGGCAGTCAAAAACTCTGCGTCAGTTGGTAATATTTTTGATGCGAAAAAGTTAGTCAATTCTCCTTTTTCGTTAATCACATATTTACAGAAATTCCAGGTAGGAACTTTGTCATTCCAGCCATTCAATTCTTTTGTGCTCAACCATTTGTAAATTGGAGCCTGATCCGGACCAAGTACTGAAACTTTTTCAAACATCGGGAAAGAAACGCCGTAAGTTTTTGAACAGAAAGTAGCGATTTCTTCGCTTGTACCTGGTTCCTGTCCGCCGAAATTATTGGCAGGGAAGCCCAATACAACAACTTTGTCACCATGCTCTTTGTTGAATTTTTCCCAGTCAGCATACTGTTTTGTGTATCCGCATTTTGACGCAACATTCAGGATCACTACTTTTTTACCCTTGTATTTGCTCAAATCAACAGTTTTATCACCAACAAGAGATTTAACTTTAAAGTCGTACAAAGTTTGTTTTGCAGTCATAGTTTCCGCTGGTTTTACAGCTGTTTCACTTTTGTCAGCAAAAATGCCGGTAAACAGTGTTGTAATCATGATAAGTACTGATTTTAATAAGGCCATAACAAATCAATTTGGTTAAGTTGGAATTAAAAATTTTAGAAAAAATGCTGTTTTGTTAGTTGTGATTTTCCCTATAAAATTAACGTAAAAAAACGCTTTTACATTCTTTCAGGTACATTTATTCCTAACAACCCCAAACCTTTATGAATTGTTTCTGAAACCACTTTCGATAAAGCGACACGGAATTTCACGGCCACCGGATCACTATCGGCAAAAATGGAAACTTCGGCATAAAACTGGTTATAAACTTTGGCCAGTTCATACATATAAAAAGATACAACTGACGGCGCAAATTCATTTCCCGCAGCCTGAACGCGCAAAGGAAATTGCGATAAAGTATAAATCAGTTCACGTTCAACCTGATGTAGTTCATAGTTCGCCGGAGGAAGCTGAATTTCGATTCCGGATTGTTCCGCTTTTCTCATGATAGAGCGCATCCGGGTGTAAGTATATTGAATAAATGGTCCGGTATGTCCCTGGAAATCAATAGATTCTTCCGGATTGAAGAGCATCCTTTTCTTAGGGTCCACTTTCAAAAGATAATATTTCAACGCGCCAAGTGCCAATGTGTGGTACAAAGCAGTGGCTTCTTCGCTTTCAAAATCATCAATTTTTCCTAATTCCTGTGTACGGCTTGCAGCGGTTTCGATCATTTGATTTACAAGATCATCAGCATCTACAACCGTTCCTTCACGCGATTTCATTTTTCCGGATGGCAAATCCACCATACCATAACTGATATGATAGCAACCATCTGCATACGGGCGTCCCAGTCTTTTCAAAATGGCAAACAGCACATTGAAATGATAATCCTGCTCATTTCCTACAACCCATAAATAACGGTCATTATGGAAATCAGCGAATTTCAATTCCGTTGTGCCTATATCCTGCGTGATATAAACCGAAGTTCCGTCGCCCCGAAGTACCAGTTTTTCATCAAGTCCTTCTGCTGTAAGATCTATCCAAACTGAATTATCAGGTTTTTTGAAGAAAACGCCTTTTTGTAAACCTTCTTCAATAATATCTTTTCCTAAAACATAAGTATTTGATTCATAGTAGGTTTTGTCAAAACTTACACCAATCTGATTGTAAGTCTGATTAAAACCATCATAAACCCAATTGTTCATTTTTTTCCAAAGCGCAACCGTTTCTTCGTCACCTTGCTCCCATAACAAAAGTAATTTTTGTGCTTCCAGAATCCAGGGTGCTTTTTTCGCGGCTTCTTCGGCAGTCATGCCATTTTCTACAAGCTCACCAATTTGTTTTTTATATTCCTTATCAAAAAGAACATAATATTTTCCAGCCAAATGATCACCTTTCAAACCGGATGATTCGGGCGTTTCTCCGTTTGCCAGTTCGCGATAAGCAAGCATGGATTTACAGATGTGAATTCCACGGTCGTTGACCAGACAGGTTTTTACAACATCATATCCACAAGCTTTCAAAATTCTGGAAAGTGAATCACCCAGGAAATCATTCCGTAAGTGACCTAAATGTAAAGGTTTATTTGTGTTAGGAGATGAGAACTCGATCATCACAGACTTACCATTTGCCGGAGAATCTCCATAAGTGAGGTCAGAAATAATATCTCCGAATAATTTCAACCAGGTCTCATCATTAAGGCTGATGTTCAAAAATCCCTGAACGACATTGCAGCTATCAACAATCGAAGAATTTGCTTCAAGATCGGCAGCAATAATCTGTCCGATTTCTGCGGGAGCACGGCGTGTAGCTTTTGTTAAAGCAAATGTTACGAAGGTATAAAATCCATCAAATTCCTTTTTTGTAGGCTGCAAAAGAATATCCTCGACAAGGATATCGAAATTTTTCTGGATCGCTTTTTGAATGTCCGCTTTCAGTATGGCTTCAATCGTCATGAATATTGTTTTTATAGTATTTCAGATTGTTAATCAAAATTGACCTGACAATCATCTAAGTTTTTATTTGAATAAAAATATTTATATATTAATGATTATGTTATTCTTTTTGATGCAAAATTAGGGTAAATATTGAACAGACTTACACCCCGAAGCAAGAACTTATGAAGAACCGTTTACTATTTGTGATTCAAAGTTGTCTGATCATACAATTTTGGCTGGCCATACCTTCCAGGGTTTGGGCACAATTAGAACAATCTGATCGCCTTGAAATCGCAGCCAGTTCTTCCCGTTCTGAGGTATTTGAGGTTTTTACTTTGGGAAACGGGGGATTAATTGCCCTTGTCCGCGGTGATGATTTTATTGGAAACCGCAATGAAACCTGGGAATTCACTAAATATGATATATCGCTAAATCCTATCTGGCGGGTCAAATACAAGCTGGATAACCGCTACACTCCGGTTATGGCTCACCAGGGCCGAGATCACGGGTACTGGCTTTTCGCACAACCTGATACCGATCATTTCCTGTTTATTCAAATGAATTTTGAAGATGGAACGATTGAAACTTTCAAGGGAGACCTCCTTTCGGGGATTGATGTGCATCAGTTTAAAGTGATTGGCAGTAAGGCGATTATCGCAGGTTATCATCGTTCCCGTCCCGTTGTTGTAGTACATTCTTTCTTTGATCACACGTCCAAGGTTTTACCTGGATTGTATGAAAAAAATACAGAGCTTAACAATGTTGATATCAATGAACAGGATGGAATAATTAATGTCATTACTT
The nucleotide sequence above comes from Dyadobacter subterraneus. Encoded proteins:
- a CDS encoding DUF5618 family protein, producing MKEILEAKRHIENAKDILSEKARKENGYYQDRKYVKMAGHTAYSGVLVALDAIFGDKKKGRKSVAWYKEELARMDKKIVSSFLAAYDTLHLAMSYDGNLSSKVASAGLEDAEKIIAWAEQKATA
- a CDS encoding glutathione peroxidase; translation: MITTLFTGIFADKSETAVKPAETMTAKQTLYDFKVKSLVGDKTVDLSKYKGKKVVILNVASKCGYTKQYADWEKFNKEHGDKVVVLGFPANNFGGQEPGTSEEIATFCSKTYGVSFPMFEKVSVLGPDQAPIYKWLSTKELNGWNDKVPTWNFCKYVINEKGELTNFFASKILPTDAEFLTAVGI
- the argS gene encoding arginine--tRNA ligase, yielding MTIEAILKADIQKAIQKNFDILVEDILLQPTKKEFDGFYTFVTFALTKATRRAPAEIGQIIAADLEANSSIVDSCNVVQGFLNISLNDETWLKLFGDIISDLTYGDSPANGKSVMIEFSSPNTNKPLHLGHLRNDFLGDSLSRILKACGYDVVKTCLVNDRGIHICKSMLAYRELANGETPESSGLKGDHLAGKYYVLFDKEYKKQIGELVENGMTAEEAAKKAPWILEAQKLLLLWEQGDEETVALWKKMNNWVYDGFNQTYNQIGVSFDKTYYESNTYVLGKDIIEEGLQKGVFFKKPDNSVWIDLTAEGLDEKLVLRGDGTSVYITQDIGTTELKFADFHNDRYLWVVGNEQDYHFNVLFAILKRLGRPYADGCYHISYGMVDLPSGKMKSREGTVVDADDLVNQMIETAASRTQELGKIDDFESEEATALYHTLALGALKYYLLKVDPKKRMLFNPEESIDFQGHTGPFIQYTYTRMRSIMRKAEQSGIEIQLPPANYELHQVERELIYTLSQFPLRVQAAGNEFAPSVVSFYMYELAKVYNQFYAEVSIFADSDPVAVKFRVALSKVVSETIHKGLGLLGINVPERM